Proteins from a single region of Chryseomicrobium sp. FSL W7-1435:
- the murC gene encoding UDP-N-acetylmuramate--L-alanine ligase, translating to MTTYHFTGIKGSGMSSLAQILHDVGHTVQGSDKAEYFFTEKPLHERGIAVYEFEQAQLTSEMVVIAGNAYPDHHPELEKARQAGAKIMRYHTFLGDYMSRFTSVAVTGAHGKTSTTGLLSHVLNVYSPTSYLIGDGTGNGLADAENFVFEACEYRRHFLAYHPDYAVMTNIDFDHPDYFTSKEDVFNAFQEMAVQVNKAIFACGDDDDLLRITASVPVIYYGLNSGNDFQATAIEKTPLGTSFDVVIRDEFYHRFHIPMYGDHTIQNALAVISLCHFEGIPPEAVAEGLSTFGGVKRRFTETLKEQRVLIDDYAHHPTEITATIQSARQKYPEKEVIAVFQPHTFSRTAKFLDEFAESLGQADTVYLCEIFASAREAEGELTIHDLQKLIPTSKILVENNVTPLLDHPTAVYLFMGAGDVQKFQAAFEKLLN from the coding sequence GTGACAACTTATCATTTTACGGGAATTAAAGGATCAGGGATGAGCTCGCTCGCTCAAATCCTTCATGACGTTGGGCATACCGTCCAAGGATCTGACAAAGCAGAGTACTTCTTTACTGAAAAGCCTCTTCATGAACGAGGAATAGCAGTTTATGAATTTGAACAAGCACAATTAACAAGTGAAATGGTCGTGATTGCAGGTAATGCGTATCCTGACCACCATCCTGAACTTGAAAAAGCTCGCCAAGCCGGAGCAAAAATCATGCGTTATCATACATTCCTTGGCGACTATATGAGTCGTTTCACATCTGTTGCTGTAACGGGTGCTCACGGCAAAACATCGACGACGGGATTACTATCTCATGTACTCAATGTTTATTCTCCAACCTCTTATTTAATAGGGGATGGAACAGGAAATGGACTAGCAGATGCTGAGAATTTCGTGTTTGAAGCCTGTGAATATAGACGCCACTTCTTGGCCTATCATCCAGATTATGCGGTGATGACGAATATAGATTTTGACCATCCAGATTATTTTACAAGTAAAGAAGATGTATTCAATGCCTTTCAAGAAATGGCTGTACAAGTAAATAAAGCAATCTTTGCATGTGGTGACGACGATGATTTATTGCGAATCACAGCTTCGGTTCCTGTCATTTATTATGGATTAAATAGTGGAAACGACTTCCAAGCAACAGCTATAGAAAAAACACCATTGGGTACGTCTTTTGATGTCGTTATTCGTGATGAATTTTATCATCGTTTCCATATCCCTATGTATGGTGATCATACGATTCAAAACGCATTAGCCGTAATCTCACTTTGTCATTTCGAAGGAATCCCGCCAGAAGCAGTCGCAGAAGGATTATCGACATTTGGTGGTGTGAAGCGACGCTTTACAGAAACACTTAAAGAACAGCGTGTGCTAATTGACGATTATGCACATCACCCAACAGAAATTACAGCAACAATCCAATCGGCGCGACAAAAATATCCGGAGAAGGAAGTTATCGCTGTATTCCAACCACATACATTCTCAAGAACTGCAAAATTCTTAGATGAATTTGCAGAGTCGCTTGGACAAGCAGATACCGTCTATCTCTGTGAAATTTTTGCGTCAGCTCGAGAAGCTGAGGGTGAATTGACGATACATGATTTACAAAAACTTATCCCAACAAGTAAAATTCTTGTTGAAAATAATGTAACACCTCTTCTAGATCATCCAACTGCTGTTTATTTGTTTATGGGAGCAGGAGACGTCCAGAAATTCCAAGCTGCATTTGAAAAACTATTAAACTAG
- a CDS encoding DUF948 domain-containing protein — translation MENLLYIAAVIAAVGFLVLCISLAVTLFSVKKTLANVAVTVEHLDSNLQDMTKETALLLHKTNALTEDIQYKSSQLNGLVTSVKGVGDTVNQFNSSMQRITSSVTNEVEKNEEKIAQVVQWSNVVLGIRDQWKERKSLEDAGYYTYKAKQTKQDDPTYQSTL, via the coding sequence ATGGAGAATTTATTGTACATAGCTGCCGTCATCGCAGCAGTTGGATTCCTCGTTCTTTGTATCAGTTTAGCTGTCACACTCTTCTCGGTGAAGAAAACATTAGCTAATGTGGCTGTTACAGTAGAACACTTAGATTCTAACTTGCAAGACATGACGAAAGAAACGGCGCTACTTTTACACAAAACAAATGCACTTACAGAGGACATTCAGTATAAGTCTTCTCAGCTTAACGGTCTTGTTACATCTGTTAAAGGTGTAGGGGACACAGTAAATCAGTTCAACTCTTCTATGCAGCGAATCACTAGTTCTGTTACAAATGAAGTTGAAAAAAATGAAGAAAAAATCGCCCAAGTTGTTCAATGGAGTAATGTTGTATTAGGCATCCGTGATCAGTGGAAAGAGCGCAAATCTCTTGAAGATGCTGGCTACTATACTTATAAAGCTAAACAAACAAAGCAAGATGATCCAACATACCAATCTACTTTATAG
- a CDS encoding YtxH domain-containing protein → MTNYTNKPSYGESRKNTEYNDHEASYAAQGETFYSPQNYVGHDEIYREESASKDFLLGALVGGIIGAATALLLAPKSGTELRGTISEQATTIKEKSADLSQNAKTKTNEISKKVTDSSNQLLSKVKKNQTPPMDDGTVSSEGEEEMDVLETVSNTVEDTNSDTVVGEAFTEALKDTNETSEDATKK, encoded by the coding sequence ATGACAAACTACACAAATAAACCAAGCTACGGTGAGAGCCGCAAAAACACGGAATACAATGATCACGAAGCATCTTATGCAGCACAAGGAGAAACTTTCTACTCTCCACAAAATTATGTAGGACATGATGAAATTTACCGTGAAGAATCAGCTAGCAAAGATTTCTTATTAGGAGCTCTTGTTGGCGGTATCATCGGTGCAGCTACAGCTTTATTACTTGCTCCAAAGAGTGGTACTGAGCTTCGTGGCACTATTTCTGAACAAGCTACTACAATCAAAGAAAAATCTGCAGATCTTTCTCAAAATGCAAAAACAAAAACAAATGAAATCTCTAAAAAGGTAACTGATTCTTCTAACCAGCTATTAAGCAAAGTGAAAAAGAATCAAACACCTCCAATGGACGATGGTACAGTTTCTTCTGAAGGCGAAGAAGAGATGGATGTTCTTGAAACAGTATCTAACACAGTGGAAGATACAAATTCTGACACAGTAGTTGGAGAAGCATTTACAGAAGCATTGAAAGATACTAATGAAACTTCTGAAGACGCTACAAAAAAATAA
- a CDS encoding bifunctional 3-deoxy-7-phosphoheptulonate synthase/chorismate mutase — MSQSELETLRSRVDELNTEILKLINERATVVQEIGKVKEKSGVNRYDPMRERKMLDLLKESNQGPLPQSTVEHIFKEIFKTALELQVDDQKKALLVSRKKKAEDTIVMVNGEPIGQGKPSFVFGPCAVESYTQVAEVAAAIQGKGLKLIRGGAYKPRTSPYDFQGLGLDGLKILKQISDEFGLGVVSEIVTPGHLEEALDYIDVIQVGARNMQNFELLKAVGSIDKPVLLKRGISATLDEFVHAAEYIMSQGNDQIILCERGIRTYEKATRNTLDISAVPILKQETHLPVFVDVTHSTGRRDILLPAAKAALAIGADGVMAEVHPDPAVALSDQAQQMNLQQFDEFYDSILKFMKSHEIHA; from the coding sequence ATGAGTCAATCAGAATTAGAAACGTTACGCAGCCGTGTTGACGAGCTGAATACCGAAATTCTCAAACTGATCAATGAACGTGCAACAGTCGTTCAAGAAATTGGGAAAGTCAAAGAGAAATCAGGTGTCAATCGTTATGACCCTATGCGTGAACGCAAAATGTTAGATCTATTAAAAGAATCGAATCAAGGACCTCTCCCACAATCAACTGTCGAGCATATTTTTAAAGAAATCTTTAAAACAGCGCTCGAACTTCAAGTGGATGACCAAAAGAAAGCATTGCTTGTTTCTCGTAAGAAAAAAGCGGAAGACACAATTGTGATGGTCAATGGAGAACCAATCGGACAAGGCAAGCCATCATTCGTTTTCGGTCCTTGTGCAGTGGAATCCTACACACAAGTGGCAGAAGTAGCCGCAGCAATTCAAGGAAAAGGATTAAAATTAATTCGCGGTGGTGCTTACAAACCTCGTACATCTCCTTATGACTTCCAAGGTCTTGGCTTAGATGGTCTTAAAATATTGAAGCAGATTTCTGATGAATTTGGCTTAGGTGTCGTATCTGAAATCGTTACACCGGGTCACCTAGAAGAAGCATTAGATTACATCGATGTGATTCAAGTAGGCGCTCGTAACATGCAAAACTTTGAATTATTAAAAGCTGTCGGTTCAATTGATAAGCCTGTCTTATTGAAACGTGGTATTTCTGCTACATTAGATGAATTTGTACACGCAGCTGAATACATTATGTCTCAAGGAAATGATCAAATCATTCTCTGCGAACGTGGTATTCGTACGTATGAAAAAGCAACACGTAATACTCTAGATATTTCAGCAGTGCCAATCTTGAAACAAGAGACACATCTTCCGGTATTCGTAGATGTAACTCACTCAACTGGACGTCGTGATATTCTATTACCTGCCGCTAAAGCTGCATTAGCTATTGGAGCAGATGGGGTTATGGCAGAAGTGCATCCAGATCCAGCAGTTGCACTTTCTGATCAAGCCCAACAAATGAATTTACAACAATTCGATGAGTTTTACGATTCTATTCTAAAATTCATGAAATCGCATGAAATTCACGCGTAA
- the ccpA gene encoding catabolite control protein A, with translation MTVTIYDVAREANVSMATVSRVVNGNQNVKPATRQKVLAVIERLDYRPNAVARGLASKKTKTVGVIIPDISNVFYAELVRGIEDIATMYRYNIILTNSDQQPQKEAQLLSTLLSKQVDGVVLMSDQLSDELRDEMKRSSIPMVLAGTMDPATETPSVNIEYHEAAIQAVERLIQNGHQRIAYVTGSLKSSINRLHKLTGYEKALDAADLEIDSDLVVEVENTYEEGIRAFEQLQKLKHPPTAYFAGNDEIAIGILQGAKDAHLDVPGDIEIISFEDSKLTRMVRPQLTSIAMPLYDIGAVSMRLLTKFMNNEKVEENSVILPYRLEERQSVKQH, from the coding sequence ATGACAGTCACCATTTATGATGTAGCACGTGAAGCAAATGTATCAATGGCTACCGTCTCACGTGTAGTGAATGGCAATCAAAATGTAAAACCTGCAACGCGTCAAAAAGTTTTAGCGGTTATTGAGCGTTTAGATTATCGTCCAAATGCAGTAGCGCGTGGTTTAGCGAGCAAAAAAACTAAAACTGTAGGGGTTATCATTCCAGACATCTCTAACGTCTTTTATGCAGAGCTTGTACGTGGTATCGAAGACATAGCAACCATGTACCGCTACAACATCATTCTAACCAATTCAGACCAGCAGCCACAAAAAGAAGCACAACTCTTATCGACACTTCTTAGTAAACAAGTGGATGGCGTTGTCTTAATGAGTGATCAGCTGTCAGACGAACTTCGTGATGAAATGAAACGTTCATCGATTCCAATGGTATTGGCCGGCACAATGGATCCAGCTACAGAAACGCCATCCGTCAATATTGAGTACCATGAAGCGGCAATACAAGCAGTAGAACGTCTGATTCAAAATGGCCATCAGCGCATTGCTTATGTTACAGGTTCTCTGAAGTCTTCAATCAACCGACTACACAAATTAACGGGTTATGAAAAAGCTCTAGATGCAGCCGACCTTGAAATTGACTCAGATTTAGTTGTTGAAGTTGAGAATACATATGAAGAGGGTATTCGAGCATTTGAGCAGCTTCAAAAGCTTAAGCATCCTCCCACTGCTTACTTTGCGGGGAATGATGAAATTGCGATTGGTATTCTTCAAGGAGCAAAAGACGCGCATTTGGATGTGCCTGGTGACATTGAAATTATCAGCTTTGAAGACTCCAAATTAACTCGTATGGTGCGTCCTCAGTTAACAAGTATTGCTATGCCGCTTTACGACATCGGTGCCGTATCCATGCGCTTATTAACGAAGTTTATGAACAATGAAAAAGTAGAAGAAAACAGTGTGATCCTTCCTTACCGATTGGAAGAGCGTCAATCAGTTAAACAACACTAA
- a CDS encoding acetoin utilization protein AcuC, whose amino-acid sequence MAKPTQNVDCEAVFVYSEDQLGYRFSETHPFNQKRLTLTVDLLEKVNALSKKQIVTPRIATDEELALAHDTRYIDAVKRASLPDCKSEEFEAYGIGTEDTPLFVGMHEASARLVGSTLTAVDYVMEGKAKHALNIGGGLHHGFRGKASGFCVYNDSSVAIRYMQEKYNARVLYIDTDAHHGDGVQWCFYDDPTVCTISIHETGRYLFPGTGSITERGSGEGYGTSFNFPIDAFTEDESFIDIYRTAFREIVEHFKPDVILTQNGADAHYFDPLTHLYGSIEIYKEIPKLAHELAHEFCDGKWIGVGGGGYDIWRVVPRAWSLLWLEMSNQQIPKGPLPSDWIERWQEESPVPLVSTWEDPSPLYEAIPRKVEITEKNRQMLEKALYIIRNEKKLTT is encoded by the coding sequence ATGGCCAAGCCAACCCAAAATGTAGACTGTGAAGCTGTATTTGTCTACTCTGAAGACCAATTGGGGTATCGGTTTTCAGAAACACATCCCTTTAATCAAAAACGACTGACATTAACAGTTGATTTGCTTGAAAAAGTGAATGCGCTTTCAAAAAAACAAATCGTGACACCTCGAATAGCAACGGATGAAGAACTAGCGCTTGCTCATGACACACGTTATATAGATGCCGTTAAAAGAGCTAGTCTTCCTGATTGCAAATCAGAGGAATTTGAAGCTTATGGCATAGGCACTGAAGACACCCCACTCTTTGTGGGTATGCACGAGGCCAGTGCCCGACTCGTGGGAAGTACGCTGACTGCTGTGGATTATGTCATGGAAGGCAAAGCAAAACATGCATTGAACATAGGTGGCGGCCTTCATCACGGCTTCCGAGGAAAAGCTTCCGGGTTTTGCGTCTATAACGACAGCTCTGTTGCGATTCGGTATATGCAGGAAAAATACAATGCACGTGTTCTTTACATCGATACTGATGCGCATCACGGTGATGGTGTGCAATGGTGTTTTTATGATGACCCTACGGTCTGTACAATTTCCATTCATGAAACTGGCCGCTATTTATTTCCAGGGACAGGAAGTATTACTGAACGAGGTTCTGGTGAAGGCTATGGAACTTCTTTCAATTTTCCGATTGATGCCTTTACGGAAGATGAATCGTTTATAGACATTTATCGCACGGCTTTTCGTGAAATTGTAGAGCATTTTAAACCTGACGTCATCCTTACTCAAAACGGCGCGGATGCTCATTACTTTGATCCTTTAACTCATTTGTATGGATCTATTGAAATCTATAAAGAGATTCCAAAACTTGCCCACGAACTGGCTCACGAATTTTGTGATGGTAAATGGATTGGTGTTGGCGGCGGTGGTTACGATATTTGGCGCGTCGTACCGCGTGCTTGGTCCCTCTTATGGCTTGAAATGAGCAATCAGCAAATCCCTAAAGGACCCTTACCAAGTGATTGGATTGAGCGCTGGCAAGAAGAAAGCCCGGTTCCTCTTGTTTCTACTTGGGAAGATCCCTCCCCTCTTTATGAGGCTATTCCTCGTAAGGTGGAGATTACCGAAAAAAATAGACAAATGTTAGAAAAAGCCTTATACATTATTCGTAATGAGAAAAAGTTAACAACGTAA
- a CDS encoding acetoin utilization AcuB family protein translates to MLLEEIMNRDVATLFPTQTLKEAAATLRDKKIRHIAVINEAREVIGVITDRDIKQATPSTLLESNDYSVLDTPVEKIMTSNPITGHPLDFVEETATIFYDNRIGCLPIVSQGKLVGMITESDMLYKFIELTGVTQPGSQIEIRVPNKAGVLFEVSKVFYEHNINVLSVLVYPDKKDELFKILVIRVKTINPLKLVSALEKEGFHVIWPSQPKM, encoded by the coding sequence ATGTTACTAGAAGAAATTATGAATCGTGATGTAGCGACTTTGTTCCCTACACAAACGTTAAAAGAAGCAGCTGCAACACTTCGCGATAAAAAAATCCGACACATTGCGGTGATCAACGAAGCTCGTGAGGTCATTGGTGTCATAACAGACCGCGATATCAAGCAAGCCACGCCTTCCACACTGCTTGAATCAAACGATTATAGTGTTCTTGATACACCCGTTGAAAAAATCATGACAAGTAATCCCATCACAGGTCATCCTCTTGATTTTGTCGAAGAGACTGCGACCATTTTTTATGATAATCGTATTGGTTGTCTACCAATCGTCAGCCAAGGCAAGCTGGTCGGGATGATCACTGAATCAGATATGCTGTATAAATTCATTGAATTGACTGGAGTTACTCAGCCCGGTTCACAGATTGAGATTCGTGTACCAAATAAAGCGGGTGTCTTGTTCGAGGTCTCTAAGGTTTTTTATGAGCATAATATAAATGTTCTTTCTGTACTTGTCTATCCAGACAAGAAAGATGAACTTTTTAAAATACTAGTCATCCGTGTAAAAACGATTAATCCCCTGAAGCTCGTTTCTGCACTCGAAAAAGAAGGGTTTCATGTCATATGGCCAAGCCAACCCAAAATGTAG
- a CDS encoding GNAT family N-acetyltransferase has translation MIHKKTYNAIEVKTKHGTVIVEGPVPSEEIASLQFHEDLTAFRVPDQQHKAITEIAKLPEGRLIIVRDQTTIVGYATFLHPDPLERWSKGNMENLIELGAIEVIPKYRGSGVGKSLLKVSMMDDVMNDYIVITTEYYWHWDLKGTGLNVWEYRKVMEKMMNAGGLEYFATDDPEISSHPANCLMARIGSRVDTDSIQQFDQLRFMNRFMY, from the coding sequence GTGATTCACAAAAAAACGTATAATGCCATTGAAGTGAAAACAAAGCACGGTACAGTCATAGTAGAAGGACCTGTTCCTAGTGAAGAAATCGCGTCCCTTCAGTTCCATGAGGACTTAACTGCATTTCGTGTTCCAGACCAGCAACATAAAGCCATAACTGAGATTGCCAAGTTACCTGAAGGCAGGCTCATCATTGTACGTGACCAAACGACTATCGTGGGCTATGCAACATTTCTTCATCCTGACCCTCTCGAACGTTGGTCAAAAGGTAACATGGAAAATTTGATTGAACTTGGAGCAATTGAAGTTATTCCTAAATATCGCGGGAGCGGTGTAGGAAAAAGCCTACTAAAAGTCTCGATGATGGACGACGTTATGAATGATTATATTGTGATCACGACCGAATATTATTGGCACTGGGATTTAAAAGGCACTGGCTTAAATGTCTGGGAGTATCGCAAAGTAATGGAAAAGATGATGAATGCCGGTGGTCTTGAATACTTTGCCACAGACGATCCTGAAATCAGCTCTCACCCAGCTAATTGCTTAATGGCAAGGATTGGCTCTCGTGTTGATACCGATTCCATCCAACAGTTTGATCAACTTCGTTTCATGAACCGCTTCATGTACTAG
- the acsA gene encoding acetate--CoA ligase: MKLETLPAVQGDYNLSDYEKFSQDFSWENASEVFDWHTTGKLNIVHEAIDRHAKSGNKNKVALYYQDGTRKESYTFYEMMRHVNRAANTLSKHSSLEKGDRMFIFMPRSPELYFALLGALKMGVIVGPLFEAFMEGAVFDRLEDSEAKVLVTTPDLLSRVPVDKLPNLETIFLVGEYDNYDSKYVDFTAGLQEASDKFETVWVDKEDGLVLHYTSGSTGKPKGILHVHGAMVQQYHTMKWVMDIRDNDIYWCTADPGWVTGTVYGVFGPWLTGTTSLVLGGRFSPDAWYKAIQDYGVTVWYSAPTAFRMLMGAGDNLVKHYDLSTLRHLLSVGEPLNPEVVKWGMQVFNLRIHDTWWMTETGSQMICNYPTMAIKPGSMGKPIPGVYAAIIDNEGKEVPPLTMGNLAIKKGWPSMMRQVWNNKEKYESYFMNDEWYFSGDSAYMDEEGYFWFQGRVDDVIMTSGERVGPFEVESKLIEHPAVMEAGVIGKPDPVRGEIIKAFIALNEGYEQSDELIAEIQQFVKKGLAAHAAPREIEFKDKLPKTRSGKIMRRVLKAWELNLPTGDLSTMED, encoded by the coding sequence ATGAAACTTGAAACACTACCAGCAGTACAAGGAGATTACAATCTCTCCGATTATGAGAAATTTTCACAAGACTTTTCGTGGGAAAATGCTTCAGAAGTATTTGATTGGCACACTACAGGAAAACTAAACATTGTTCATGAAGCAATCGATCGTCATGCTAAATCAGGAAATAAAAATAAAGTCGCTCTTTACTATCAAGATGGCACTCGGAAAGAAAGCTATACATTCTACGAGATGATGCGGCATGTAAATCGTGCGGCTAATACACTTTCAAAACATTCTTCACTGGAGAAGGGCGACCGCATGTTTATTTTCATGCCTCGTTCACCAGAACTTTATTTTGCGCTTTTAGGAGCTTTAAAAATGGGTGTCATTGTTGGACCATTATTTGAAGCTTTCATGGAAGGTGCTGTGTTTGATCGTCTAGAGGATAGTGAAGCGAAGGTTCTAGTGACAACGCCTGACCTATTGTCTCGAGTTCCAGTGGATAAGTTGCCAAACCTAGAAACGATTTTCTTAGTAGGAGAATATGACAACTATGATTCAAAATATGTAGACTTCACAGCGGGACTGCAAGAAGCAAGTGATAAATTTGAAACGGTGTGGGTAGACAAAGAAGACGGTCTCGTTCTTCACTACACATCAGGTTCAACAGGCAAACCGAAAGGGATTTTGCACGTTCATGGGGCAATGGTCCAACAGTATCATACGATGAAGTGGGTCATGGACATTCGTGACAACGATATTTATTGGTGTACAGCTGACCCAGGGTGGGTTACAGGAACAGTATATGGTGTATTCGGCCCATGGTTAACAGGAACTACATCACTTGTTTTAGGTGGTCGTTTCTCTCCAGACGCATGGTACAAAGCAATACAAGATTACGGAGTAACCGTTTGGTACAGTGCACCAACTGCCTTCCGGATGTTGATGGGTGCCGGAGATAATCTTGTGAAACACTATGATCTTTCCACGTTACGTCATTTGCTTTCAGTAGGGGAACCGTTAAACCCTGAAGTAGTGAAGTGGGGTATGCAAGTATTCAACTTACGTATTCACGACACATGGTGGATGACCGAAACTGGATCACAAATGATTTGTAATTACCCTACTATGGCAATTAAGCCTGGATCGATGGGTAAACCAATTCCTGGTGTCTATGCTGCAATTATTGACAATGAGGGCAAGGAAGTTCCACCACTCACAATGGGGAATCTCGCTATCAAAAAAGGCTGGCCATCAATGATGCGTCAGGTCTGGAACAATAAAGAAAAATATGAGTCTTACTTCATGAACGACGAATGGTACTTTTCAGGGGATTCAGCTTACATGGATGAAGAAGGATACTTCTGGTTCCAAGGACGTGTGGATGACGTCATCATGACTTCTGGGGAACGTGTCGGGCCGTTTGAAGTAGAGAGTAAACTAATCGAGCACCCTGCTGTTATGGAGGCTGGCGTTATTGGTAAGCCAGATCCTGTCCGTGGCGAAATCATTAAAGCATTTATTGCACTTAATGAAGGTTATGAGCAGTCGGATGAACTAATAGCTGAAATTCAGCAGTTTGTTAAAAAAGGACTTGCCGCGCATGCTGCACCTCGAGAAATCGAATTCAAAGACAAATTGCCAAAAACACGAAGCGGAAAAATTATGCGTCGTGTATTGAAAGCTTGGGAATTAAACCTGCCGACAGGCGACCTTTCCACAATGGAAGACTAA